One Algoriphagus sp. Y33 genomic window, ATTTCACCGCTTTTTGGCCAGCCTCCATGTGTATTTACTTCAGGGAGCATCCAGATTGCCGGCCATGTTCCCCGTCCTTGGGGTAGCTTGGCTTTGGCTTCTATGTAACCATATTGCCAAGCGGCATTCCCTTTTGTAAGCAGCCGTGCAGAAGTGTACCCCTTGGGGTATGAACTGTCAGCGTGTGCTTCGATGATTAGAAGGCCGTTTTCAATTCGGGCATTTTTAAGGTCATTTTGTGAATAATATTCCAATTCTTCATTACCCCAGCCATGATCTCCCACATCGTAAGTCCATTTTTTTGGATTGGGAAGTCCAGTTTCAGAGAACTCGTCTGACCAGATTAATCTAGCTTCTTGGGCTTTTGAGTAAAGGTTTAAGCAAAGTGTCAGCAATGCTAGAGATAATATTGTCTTCATTTTGGGCTGGTTTTGGTATATGCTTTGCAAATTACTAGATATTCAAAACTTAAACTTAAACCACTAGTATTATGTCAACCAACTTAAAATTAAAAGGAAACTGGAACATCATGAAAGGTAAACTCAAAGAAAAGTATGGGGAATTGACCGACGATGATTTAGCTTATGTAGAAGGTAAAGAGGACCAGTTGTTAGGAAGAATCCAAAAGCGGACAGGTGAAGCCGAAGATACGATCAAAAGAGAATTCTTCGAGGAATATTAATCCACAATATCTGAAAACGGCGCAAGCCGTTTTTTTATGCACTTTTTTTCCAGTTAATCTTGAAATCATTTTTTCACGGGTAGCCGGGGTCTTTTTGATAGTTTGTTTAAATTTAAGCAAAGAAATAAACCCAAAAGAAATGACATACTATCACAGACTTGGAACTATCCCACCGAAGCGACATACTCAATTTCGTCAGCCAGACGGCTCTCTTTATAAAGAAGAAGTAGTGAGTTCCAAAGGCTTTTCAGGCATATACTCTACACTATATCACACTCATAATCCCAATGAGGTAAAAGCTATTGGCAAACCGGAACCTTATTTCTGGAAGCCGGCTACTGAGTATGGATTGAATCAAACACACTTGAAAACTTCCGATGTGGATACGACTGGAGACGATTACTTGTCTGCGCGTAGAAATCTCATGATGAATTCTGATGTCATGATGGGAATTTGCTCCCCTCTAAATAGGAAAATGGACTATTACTTCAAAAATGCCGATGGGGATGAATTGATTTATGTGCATGATGGAGAAGGAGTTTTGTATTCTCAGTTTGGAACGATTGAAGTTCACAAAGGTGATTACATCGTAATCCCCCGCACAACAATCTATCGCTTTGAATTTGAAGAACAGGGACCGCTGAGATTGCTTATTATAGAATCGGCCGGAGCTATAGAGACGGTGAAGCGCTATAGAAACGAAGTAGGTCAGTTGCTCGAGCACTCCCCGTATTGTGAACGGGATATACGTCCACCCCATGAGCTTCATATAGAAAAGGAAAAAGGGGATTATCTCGTACATATCAAGAAGCAAGGTATGCTTCACAGGTATTCCTATGGACATAGCCCGTTGGACATCGTGGGGTGGGATGGG contains:
- a CDS encoding family 16 glycosylhydrolase, which produces MKTILSLALLTLCLNLYSKAQEARLIWSDEFSETGLPNPKKWTYDVGDHGWGNEELEYYSQNDLKNARIENGLLIIEAHADSSYPKGYTSARLLTKGNAAWQYGYIEAKAKLPQGRGTWPAIWMLPEVNTHGGWPKSGEIDIMEHVGYDPGKVHGTVHTETFNHTDGTQKGDYQLLPDFSTEFHTYAVDWTKEKIDFLIDGNIYFTFENTEKDYRDWPFDKPFHLILNIAVGGGWGGVQGVAPDIWPQRMEVDYVRVYDKKPHH
- a CDS encoding CsbD family protein; translation: MSTNLKLKGNWNIMKGKLKEKYGELTDDDLAYVEGKEDQLLGRIQKRTGEAEDTIKREFFEEY
- a CDS encoding homogentisate 1,2-dioxygenase, yielding MTYYHRLGTIPPKRHTQFRQPDGSLYKEEVVSSKGFSGIYSTLYHTHNPNEVKAIGKPEPYFWKPATEYGLNQTHLKTSDVDTTGDDYLSARRNLMMNSDVMMGICSPLNRKMDYYFKNADGDELIYVHDGEGVLYSQFGTIEVHKGDYIVIPRTTIYRFEFEEQGPLRLLIIESAGAIETVKRYRNEVGQLLEHSPYCERDIRPPHELHIEKEKGDYLVHIKKQGMLHRYSYGHSPLDIVGWDGYLYPYALSIYDFEPITGRIHQPPPVHQTFQAWGFVICSFVPRLFDYHPLSIPAPYNHSNIDSDEVLYYAEGEFMSRKGIDRGSFTLHMGGLPHGPHPGTVEKSIGAKATDEYAVMLDTFKSLQITTDALEFVDEAYPMSWTE